One genomic region from Candidatus Bathyarchaeia archaeon encodes:
- a CDS encoding C-GCAxxG-C-C family protein: MKSLENEIVEKAVSRFKEGYACSESILMTFAEAQGIKCRQIPKIATGFAGGIGRSGFLCGALTGAVMVLGLIYGRNNLDETLAYEKCMAKCQELCKLFESICGSIYCRDLTQCDLTTMDGRQKFKEQQIREKVCTKLVENSMRILLNITKE, from the coding sequence ATGAAGAGTTTAGAGAACGAAATTGTGGAAAAGGCGGTTTCCAGATTTAAAGAAGGCTATGCGTGTTCGGAATCCATCCTCATGACCTTCGCAGAAGCCCAAGGAATAAAATGCAGGCAAATACCAAAAATCGCCACAGGATTCGCTGGAGGAATAGGTAGAAGTGGCTTTCTCTGCGGGGCACTAACTGGCGCGGTGATGGTTTTAGGTCTAATATACGGCAGAAACAATTTGGACGAAACATTGGCTTATGAGAAATGCATGGCTAAATGCCAAGAACTATGCAAGCTTTTTGAAAGTATTTGTGGAAGCATTTACTGCCGAGACCTAACCCAATGTGACCTAACAACAATGGATGGAAGGCAAAAATTCAAAGAGCAACAAATAAGAGAGAAAGTATGCACAAAACTCGTGGAAAACTCTATGCGAATCCTTTTAAACATAACAAAAGAATGA
- a CDS encoding tyrosine-type recombinase/integrase has product MPQPWLIGVKRRTLNDVYFQRPSEIYELITSKSWPYKTNKEFYEKRDKALMALLYLTCGRISEVLSLTKKQFDFESEQKFVIIRNMIVVKRKKKAKRKSRAIRDEVPLPKEGVLAPFTKLVLEYLELIENPEDKLFNIGRNRAYKIVRYVTGQWPHWFRSQGESWFGKVFSNIFALKDYVGVVSAEVLSDYVKTNWREYRKALLGSR; this is encoded by the coding sequence ATGCCTCAGCCTTGGTTGATAGGTGTTAAACGTAGAACATTAAATGATGTTTACTTTCAGAGGCCCTCAGAAATTTATGAGCTTATAACAAGTAAATCATGGCCCTACAAAACAAACAAGGAGTTTTATGAAAAACGTGATAAGGCCCTTATGGCCCTTCTCTATTTGACTTGTGGAAGGATAAGCGAGGTTTTGAGTTTAACTAAGAAGCAGTTTGATTTTGAAAGTGAACAAAAATTTGTTATTATACGAAACATGATTGTGGTTAAAAGGAAAAAGAAAGCTAAACGGAAGAGCAGAGCTATACGTGATGAGGTGCCTCTTCCAAAAGAAGGAGTATTAGCTCCTTTCACTAAGCTTGTTTTGGAATATCTTGAACTTATAGAGAACCCTGAGGATAAACTGTTCAATATTGGAAGAAACAGAGCGTATAAAATTGTGCGGTATGTTACGGGCCAATGGCCTCATTGGTTTAGAAGTCAAGGAGAAAGCTGGTTTGGAAAAGTTTTCTCAAACATTTTTGCATTAAAAGACTATGTGGGTGTGGTTAGTGCGGAAGTGTTAAGCGATTATGTTAAGACTAATTGGAGAGAATACAGAAAAGCATTACTTGGGAGTCGTTAA
- a CDS encoding 5-formyltetrahydrofolate cyclo-ligase: MSRIAEEKQRLREKIWLEMENCGVATFPIPCWGRIPNFVGAETAADKLRQLEEWKMAKVVFVNPDSPQRRVRENALKDGKILVMASPRLARGFIVIDPVKTKGKERFASTIRGAFKFGVQTKDFPKPDLIVEGSVAVDLHGHRLGKGHGYGDVEIEILERRFGEIPVATTVHDMQVVENVPFEEKDRKVSIIVTPTRIIRVVP, encoded by the coding sequence ATGTCAAGGATTGCTGAAGAGAAGCAGAGGCTCCGTGAGAAAATTTGGCTTGAAATGGAAAATTGTGGGGTGGCAACTTTTCCAATTCCATGCTGGGGTAGAATTCCAAACTTTGTAGGAGCTGAAACTGCCGCAGATAAGCTTCGACAGCTTGAAGAATGGAAAATGGCGAAAGTTGTTTTTGTTAATCCGGACTCGCCTCAGCGTAGGGTTAGGGAAAACGCCCTAAAAGATGGGAAAATTCTCGTAATGGCTTCGCCTAGGCTAGCGCGGGGCTTCATAGTAATAGACCCAGTAAAAACAAAGGGCAAAGAGCGTTTTGCCTCTACAATAAGAGGCGCCTTCAAATTTGGAGTTCAAACCAAAGACTTCCCAAAACCAGACTTGATAGTTGAGGGTTCCGTGGCTGTTGACTTGCATGGGCATAGGCTTGGAAAAGGGCATGGTTATGGCGACGTAGAAATAGAAATTCTAGAAAGAAGGTTTGGGGAAATTCCAGTCGCCACAACAGTCCACGACATGCAAGTGGTTGAAAATGTGCCCTTCGAGGAAAAAGATAGAAAGGTTTCCATAATAGTCACTCCAACGCGAATTATTCGTGTAGTGCCGTAA
- a CDS encoding aldehyde ferredoxin oxidoreductase C-terminal domain-containing protein yields the protein MIRGYAGKFLEVDLSTQSFKEVEFSDEVLGDYVGGRGLATKILWDRLGDKWETIDPLGQENLLLFLTGPLTGFFPGGRICVSGKSPQSNGVVGSTVGGEFGVELKCAGYDGVIVAGEAEKPCYIFIKDSDVEIRDASHIWGLDAKQTVAVLTRECRELLKARYPQKGEWKEPSILYIGPAGENKVRTAAVAAKWSHAAGYGGYGAVMGSKRLKAIAVKGTGPLPEVADMEGVKALMQEVCNNAYESELWRRWGTGSAGYEVGAKTSSEPVRNWQEEWHDERSFGVNEFENRVWIKQYWGDFGCPTTCLKLAVVRSGKFKGAITDNPDYELQAYLGTNLGIFTPEENVYMASVIDDLGLCGIQTGNILGFAAELFQRGILTNKDLDGIELKWGDAEAFAVLAKKIAYREGIGNILAEGTYRAALKIGEMKGVDVMPYAVQVKGVGVGAHGIRSEKDYPEIYSYACSVQCGDHTSTACMPLDDFRSELMMAFHDSGVYCYFNVFGLSRTVVFNFYKAVTGIELTREDWVAAKAMKIIQLQRAMLLLGGPDLKWNPEIHDDNPPRFYEPMPSGPYKGKKIEKARVDEEKHKYYELVGWDERGIPRSETLRRLGLDDVDKALEKLR from the coding sequence ATGATTAGGGGTTATGCTGGAAAATTCTTAGAGGTCGACCTTTCCACACAAAGTTTTAAGGAAGTAGAGTTCAGCGATGAGGTTTTAGGGGATTATGTTGGCGGTAGGGGTTTAGCCACAAAAATTCTTTGGGACAGGCTTGGCGACAAATGGGAAACCATTGACCCGCTTGGGCAGGAAAACTTGCTGCTGTTCTTGACTGGGCCGCTTACAGGCTTTTTCCCAGGTGGGAGGATTTGTGTTTCTGGCAAGTCTCCGCAGAGCAATGGTGTTGTTGGCTCAACGGTTGGCGGTGAATTCGGCGTTGAGTTGAAGTGTGCTGGATACGATGGCGTTATAGTGGCTGGTGAAGCCGAGAAGCCTTGCTACATTTTCATTAAGGACTCTGACGTTGAAATTCGTGATGCCAGCCACATTTGGGGTTTGGATGCGAAGCAAACGGTTGCTGTTTTGACTAGGGAATGCAGAGAGCTTTTGAAGGCTCGTTATCCGCAGAAGGGTGAATGGAAAGAGCCATCAATTCTCTATATTGGTCCTGCTGGAGAGAACAAGGTGCGGACGGCTGCTGTTGCAGCCAAGTGGTCGCATGCTGCTGGTTACGGCGGCTATGGGGCTGTTATGGGCTCTAAAAGGCTTAAGGCGATAGCGGTTAAGGGCACCGGGCCCCTTCCAGAGGTTGCCGACATGGAAGGCGTGAAGGCGCTTATGCAGGAGGTTTGCAACAACGCTTACGAGAGCGAGCTTTGGAGACGTTGGGGGACTGGTTCAGCTGGCTACGAGGTTGGGGCTAAGACAAGCTCTGAGCCTGTTCGGAACTGGCAGGAGGAGTGGCACGACGAGAGAAGCTTTGGGGTTAACGAGTTTGAAAACAGGGTTTGGATTAAGCAGTATTGGGGGGATTTTGGCTGTCCGACAACATGCCTTAAACTGGCTGTTGTAAGGTCTGGGAAGTTTAAGGGCGCGATAACAGATAATCCCGACTACGAGTTGCAAGCCTATTTAGGCACAAACTTGGGCATATTCACTCCAGAAGAAAATGTTTACATGGCTTCCGTAATAGACGATTTGGGGCTTTGCGGAATACAAACAGGCAATATTTTGGGCTTTGCAGCGGAACTTTTCCAAAGGGGAATATTGACAAATAAGGACTTGGATGGCATAGAATTGAAGTGGGGTGACGCTGAGGCTTTCGCCGTCCTAGCCAAGAAAATCGCCTACAGAGAAGGCATAGGCAACATCCTAGCCGAAGGCACATACCGTGCAGCCCTAAAAATTGGCGAAATGAAGGGTGTTGATGTTATGCCATATGCCGTGCAGGTTAAGGGCGTAGGTGTTGGCGCCCATGGAATAAGAAGCGAAAAGGATTATCCTGAAATATACTCTTATGCCTGTTCTGTGCAATGCGGCGACCACACCTCCACCGCGTGCATGCCACTGGACGATTTTAGAAGCGAGCTTATGATGGCTTTCCACGATTCAGGCGTTTACTGTTATTTCAATGTTTTCGGCTTGTCCCGCACAGTGGTCTTCAACTTTTACAAGGCTGTGACTGGCATAGAACTGACAAGGGAGGATTGGGTTGCCGCAAAAGCCATGAAAATAATACAGTTGCAGAGGGCAATGCTTCTCTTGGGCGGACCAGATCTAAAGTGGAATCCGGAAATTCACGATGACAATCCACCCCGCTTTTATGAGCCGATGCCATCGGGACCATACAAAGGTAAAAAAATCGAGAAGGCTCGTGTGGACGAGGAGAAACATAAATACTATGAGCTTGTTGGTTGGGATGAACGGGGCATACCGAGGTCTGAAACCCTTAGAAGGCTCGGGTTAGACGACGTTGACAAAGCCTTGGAAAAGCTTCGTTGA
- a CDS encoding DUF4184 family protein, with protein sequence MPYTPFHTLAFLFLYFKDRRRIDPLALAVSTTFIDLEPLYYFILGEPLDHRIWHGFTLALTIYPVLVTAAVYLTERLFENRLWAIYKWARLNPVKVKYPLRNIYLLSIFGGFSHIFLDMFSHTHMLWVLYPFVYGNPFHMWQSSATVQVVVAALSVYSLICWLKAAKKPTAPAFSATKNR encoded by the coding sequence ATGCCATATACCCCCTTCCATACGCTAGCCTTCCTATTCCTATACTTTAAGGATAGGCGGCGCATAGACCCCTTGGCGTTGGCGGTTTCAACCACTTTTATAGACTTAGAACCCCTATACTACTTCATTTTAGGGGAGCCCTTAGACCATAGGATTTGGCATGGATTCACACTAGCCTTAACCATATACCCAGTTTTGGTAACGGCTGCAGTTTACCTAACAGAACGTCTCTTTGAAAATAGGTTATGGGCCATCTACAAGTGGGCTAGGCTTAACCCAGTGAAGGTGAAATATCCGTTGCGGAACATATATTTGCTGAGCATTTTCGGAGGTTTCAGCCACATTTTCCTTGACATGTTCTCTCACACGCATATGCTTTGGGTTTTATACCCATTTGTCTATGGAAATCCCTTTCACATGTGGCAATCTTCCGCAACAGTACAAGTTGTTGTGGCCGCATTATCCGTTTACTCGTTAATCTGCTGGCTGAAAGCCGCAAAGAAGCCTACCGCACCCGCTTTTTCCGCAACCAAAAATAGATAG
- a CDS encoding VTT domain-containing protein, whose amino-acid sequence MSAADIFQQLERWLESFAVQYSYFGIFLISLIGSMSIFFPIPYTVVIFTIAPFFDPILVALASGAGSAIGEFSGYLLGLGGRKIISEKRKRQMEALVKIFGKYGPIAIFLFALTPLPDDLLFIPLGIMHYNLLKAFIPAIIGKICMSLIIAYSARYAITIIKQMFGIESNWITALISMALAIILLTIVLAIMFKIDWEKIAKNIEKKAAPR is encoded by the coding sequence TTGTCAGCAGCGGATATATTCCAACAGCTTGAACGGTGGTTGGAAAGCTTCGCAGTACAATACAGTTATTTTGGCATTTTTTTAATAAGCTTAATAGGCTCCATGTCAATATTTTTCCCAATACCATACACAGTAGTCATATTCACCATAGCCCCCTTCTTCGACCCAATACTAGTTGCATTAGCTTCGGGGGCTGGCTCAGCCATAGGAGAATTTTCAGGCTACTTGCTTGGATTGGGCGGAAGAAAAATCATAAGTGAGAAACGCAAACGCCAAATGGAAGCCCTAGTGAAAATTTTTGGAAAATATGGCCCCATAGCCATATTTCTCTTCGCCTTAACGCCGCTGCCGGATGACTTACTCTTTATACCGCTTGGCATAATGCACTACAACCTGTTGAAGGCGTTTATCCCAGCAATAATTGGAAAAATTTGCATGAGCCTAATAATAGCTTACAGCGCCCGCTACGCCATAACAATAATCAAGCAAATGTTCGGGATAGAAAGCAACTGGATAACAGCCCTAATAAGCATGGCATTGGCAATAATCCTACTAACAATAGTGCTAGCAATAATGTTCAAAATAGACTGGGAGAAAATAGCCAAAAACATTGAAAAGAAAGCAGCCCCACGCTGA
- the ileS gene encoding isoleucine--tRNA ligase, translating to MLSMDYRPLEIEKEIREFWEKNRIREKLMEYREKNNVGFSGWVEGPPTLNGIPHVGHARGRVMKDLWFRWKTMMGYFVPFWAGWDCQGLPVELEVEKLLDVKNKRELLERVGEERFIEECKKTVMRYHKEWVEADRKLGIFINQEKAYWTYLDSYIEREWQYLKRAWEQGLLEEGYYVVAYCPGCQTSLSSAEVGYEGSYVEVEDPSLYFKFKVADSQNEYFLIWTTMPFTVVTDLMLAVHPNAEYAKVQVGGEKWIMVRQRVEPVMQELGIEKYTIAETVSGKSLEGIKYDYPFKDLIPKQAELDGHPLVHRVVCEDFVDVNTATGVVHLSPGNGEEDFLAAQKRGVPVFAPFDDEVKFTEEAGAFSGVFARDADAMVVEELRKRGLLVEVKTVRHEYPTCWRSHHKLVWLARREYFLRTDKINDKVLEAAEKVEYFFEAPKNRFLSFLKEGKPWCISRERVWGAPLPIWVCEKCGTKTLVASKKELIEKALEKPPPNFELHKPWIDRIKIKCEKCGGTMHREPFVLDTWHNSGASPYARFTDEEFAKFVPVDFLTEGIDQTRGWANSLLLEHVILTGRAEAPYKAFLFQGLTQDAKGRKMSKSLGNIIEVNKLLEKASADVCRFYLLRKCSPIEFMNFDINEMNRRPYQVLATLYHLNRFFIQNAEYDDFNPQRHTLEWARNSGLLKKPDLWLLSKLQKAIGDYTARLGKCEFNLALAELEDFVVETISRLYVPMIRRELWTDDPETLNRRLAIYATLWHVLKTVLALFNPITPFLCEALYQKIYRRLDPTLPESVNFEKWPEPDEKLRDKVLEEAFEMMLECVSLVYSARQSAKLKRRWPLRKMLVVAPEKARRALQSLNEVLLELSNVKEVEYVERLPEEVKAEINAGKWVEASEKGISLYLDIYRDEALLGEGLMRDIARRVQSLRRELGYIPTDILNSVHIAELDEEGIRLLQSYLGEMAELVRAKAVHLHKSRDEVRAEWHEYPLDEKKIYIAIL from the coding sequence ATGTTGAGCATGGACTACCGCCCGCTTGAAATTGAAAAAGAAATCCGCGAATTCTGGGAGAAAAACCGCATAAGAGAAAAGCTCATGGAGTACCGCGAGAAAAATAACGTGGGCTTTTCCGGATGGGTTGAGGGACCGCCAACACTTAATGGCATACCCCACGTGGGACATGCCAGAGGACGTGTAATGAAAGACTTGTGGTTCAGATGGAAAACAATGATGGGCTATTTTGTTCCTTTCTGGGCGGGTTGGGACTGTCAAGGCCTGCCCGTGGAGCTGGAAGTTGAAAAGTTGTTAGACGTAAAAAACAAGCGCGAACTCTTGGAGCGGGTGGGTGAGGAACGCTTCATAGAAGAGTGTAAGAAAACCGTGATGCGTTATCATAAAGAATGGGTTGAAGCCGACCGAAAACTCGGCATATTCATAAACCAGGAAAAAGCCTACTGGACATACTTGGACAGCTACATAGAACGCGAGTGGCAGTACCTCAAACGCGCTTGGGAGCAAGGTTTGCTTGAGGAAGGCTATTATGTGGTGGCTTATTGTCCAGGTTGCCAAACAAGTCTAAGCAGCGCCGAAGTTGGCTATGAAGGCTCATACGTTGAGGTTGAGGATCCGTCGCTTTACTTCAAGTTTAAAGTGGCAGATAGCCAAAACGAATATTTCCTAATATGGACGACTATGCCCTTCACAGTGGTTACAGATCTTATGCTGGCAGTCCACCCTAATGCTGAATACGCAAAAGTACAAGTTGGCGGTGAAAAGTGGATTATGGTGAGGCAACGCGTCGAACCGGTAATGCAAGAACTTGGCATAGAAAAATACACAATAGCCGAAACTGTTTCGGGTAAGAGCCTTGAAGGCATAAAGTACGATTACCCGTTTAAGGATTTGATTCCCAAACAGGCGGAGTTGGATGGGCACCCCCTCGTGCATAGGGTTGTATGCGAAGACTTTGTTGACGTCAACACAGCAACCGGTGTTGTGCACCTTTCGCCTGGAAACGGTGAAGAAGACTTTTTGGCGGCACAAAAGCGGGGCGTCCCAGTTTTTGCTCCCTTCGACGACGAAGTTAAGTTTACCGAGGAGGCTGGAGCTTTCAGCGGAGTTTTTGCAAGAGATGCAGACGCCATGGTTGTTGAAGAACTTCGCAAAAGAGGCTTGCTGGTGGAGGTTAAGACGGTGAGGCATGAGTATCCAACTTGTTGGCGCTCCCACCACAAGCTGGTTTGGCTGGCAAGAAGGGAATACTTCCTAAGAACGGACAAAATAAACGACAAGGTTTTGGAGGCAGCGGAGAAGGTCGAATACTTCTTCGAAGCCCCGAAGAACCGCTTCCTATCCTTTTTGAAAGAGGGTAAACCATGGTGCATCTCAAGAGAACGCGTCTGGGGCGCGCCATTACCAATATGGGTTTGCGAAAAATGCGGAACAAAAACACTAGTGGCCAGCAAAAAAGAGCTTATTGAAAAAGCCCTAGAAAAGCCCCCGCCAAACTTTGAGCTCCACAAGCCATGGATAGACCGCATAAAAATAAAATGTGAAAAATGTGGAGGCACAATGCATCGTGAACCCTTCGTCCTGGACACTTGGCACAATAGTGGAGCCTCACCATACGCAAGATTCACAGATGAGGAATTCGCCAAATTTGTGCCGGTAGACTTCCTAACAGAAGGCATAGACCAAACAAGGGGATGGGCTAACTCGCTTCTTCTGGAGCATGTAATATTGACGGGGAGGGCTGAAGCTCCCTACAAGGCTTTCCTTTTCCAAGGCTTAACTCAAGACGCTAAGGGCAGGAAAATGAGCAAAAGCCTAGGCAACATAATCGAGGTGAACAAACTATTGGAAAAGGCTTCAGCCGACGTCTGCCGGTTCTACCTGCTGCGAAAATGCTCTCCCATAGAGTTTATGAACTTCGACATAAACGAGATGAACCGCCGACCATACCAAGTGCTGGCAACCCTATACCACTTGAACAGGTTTTTCATACAAAACGCCGAATATGACGACTTCAACCCACAAAGGCATACACTTGAATGGGCAAGAAACAGTGGGCTGCTTAAAAAGCCAGACCTATGGCTTCTATCAAAGCTTCAGAAGGCAATAGGCGATTATACGGCGAGGCTTGGAAAATGCGAGTTTAACCTCGCACTCGCAGAACTTGAAGATTTCGTTGTCGAAACAATAAGCCGCCTATACGTGCCAATGATAAGAAGAGAACTTTGGACAGACGACCCTGAAACCCTTAATCGCCGACTAGCCATATATGCAACCTTATGGCATGTGCTAAAAACGGTTTTAGCTCTCTTCAACCCCATCACGCCATTCCTATGTGAAGCCCTATACCAGAAAATCTACAGACGCCTAGACCCAACACTGCCAGAATCCGTCAACTTTGAAAAATGGCCAGAGCCAGACGAAAAGCTCCGCGACAAAGTCTTAGAGGAGGCGTTTGAAATGATGCTGGAGTGTGTTTCACTGGTTTATTCTGCACGCCAATCAGCCAAACTCAAGCGGAGATGGCCCCTAAGAAAAATGTTGGTTGTGGCGCCGGAAAAAGCCCGCAGAGCCCTCCAAAGCCTAAACGAGGTTCTCTTAGAACTTTCAAATGTTAAAGAGGTGGAATATGTAGAAAGACTTCCAGAAGAGGTTAAGGCTGAAATCAACGCGGGAAAGTGGGTTGAAGCCTCTGAAAAGGGAATAAGCTTATATCTAGACATCTATAGGGATGAAGCTCTTCTGGGCGAGGGTCTCATGCGCGACATAGCTAGAAGAGTGCAATCCCTAAGAAGGGAGCTGGGCTATATACCAACAGACATACTAAACAGCGTCCACATTGCCGAATTAGACGAAGAAGGTATAAGGCTTCTACAGTCATACTTGGGCGAGATGGCTGAACTTGTGAGGGCTAAAGCAGTCCACTTACACAAAAGCCGAGATGAAGTTAGGGCGGAGTGGCACGAGTATCCATTGGATGAAAAGAAAATCTACATTGCAATCCTCTAG
- a CDS encoding 4Fe-4S dicluster domain-containing protein — translation MGLASEKTPIWIARDFSKCSGCRRCEIVCSLFHEKRVWPEASRIRVFMLAPGIEFPHFCAQCEDYPCVQACPVSALSVSKETGAVIVDSSACIGCGKCIEACPGRIPHMHPKESKILICNLCGGDPQCVKVCQEGLWNALRIVPRGNYSYKLYARTPEEIARDLAVKIFGEDGERYV, via the coding sequence GTGGGTTTGGCGTCTGAGAAAACGCCTATATGGATTGCCCGAGACTTTTCAAAGTGTAGTGGTTGCAGAAGATGCGAAATAGTTTGTTCACTTTTCCATGAGAAACGCGTATGGCCAGAGGCTTCCCGAATTAGGGTTTTTATGCTTGCCCCGGGCATCGAGTTTCCACATTTCTGCGCCCAATGTGAGGATTATCCATGTGTTCAAGCTTGTCCAGTTAGCGCCTTGTCAGTGAGTAAGGAAACTGGCGCCGTAATTGTGGATTCCAGCGCCTGCATTGGCTGCGGTAAATGCATTGAGGCTTGTCCAGGAAGGATTCCCCACATGCATCCAAAGGAAAGCAAGATTTTAATATGCAACTTGTGCGGTGGCGACCCACAATGTGTCAAGGTTTGCCAAGAGGGGCTTTGGAATGCTTTAAGGATTGTGCCTAGGGGAAACTACTCCTACAAGCTTTATGCTAGAACCCCGGAGGAGATTGCCCGAGATTTGGCTGTTAAAATTTTTGGAGAAGATGGGGAGCGGTACGTATGA
- a CDS encoding cyclophilin-like fold protein — protein MDKRERIKISFESGITIQCEISFDENPKTAEALMKALPFEARAEFWGKEIYFEVPFKVGLEKAKAIVDYGDVAYWPEGPALCLFFGPTLSSPSPNIIKPYSPVNVIGKILGDPKILEGVNEGEKLKVEKL, from the coding sequence ATGGACAAAAGGGAGCGGATAAAAATCTCATTTGAATCAGGAATAACCATTCAATGTGAAATAAGTTTTGATGAAAACCCAAAAACTGCCGAAGCCCTCATGAAGGCCTTGCCCTTTGAAGCGCGTGCAGAATTCTGGGGCAAAGAAATCTACTTCGAAGTGCCTTTTAAAGTTGGCTTAGAAAAAGCAAAAGCCATAGTTGATTATGGCGACGTAGCCTACTGGCCTGAAGGACCAGCCCTATGCCTATTTTTCGGACCGACCCTTTCCAGTCCGTCACCAAACATAATTAAGCCCTACAGCCCAGTAAACGTTATAGGAAAGATCCTCGGAGACCCAAAAATTCTCGAAGGGGTGAATGAAGGCGAAAAACTAAAAGTTGAAAAACTTTAG
- a CDS encoding tyrosine-type recombinase/integrase has translation MNLSEQTAKHYVRRVRAFLEKVNGKVSERDVQLYILEAKEKYVPDYVSNIISAFKAYFRDYKGLRWMDGYKHPSGPLKIKEEIEPEKVRRFIEAIDDIGVKCFALFLATSGLRKSEVWNLRKSDVIRELRAIIPNCHRGKTKRSGISFYNEEAEKALLGFEKVMNPCQSKSDKLIPISKMRLYYAWKRAQEKSGIHLRPKDLRDFFSQEMGKALIPDRFIDIFQGRAPKNVLAKHYTPQGIRMLRVIYDKANLRVLG, from the coding sequence TTGAATTTAAGCGAGCAGACAGCTAAGCATTATGTTAGAAGGGTTAGAGCTTTCCTTGAAAAGGTGAATGGCAAAGTTTCGGAGAGGGATGTTCAGCTTTACATTTTGGAAGCTAAGGAGAAGTATGTTCCAGATTACGTTTCTAACATCATTTCAGCTTTCAAGGCCTATTTTAGGGATTACAAGGGCCTAAGGTGGATGGATGGTTACAAGCATCCTTCAGGGCCTTTAAAAATTAAAGAGGAAATCGAACCGGAAAAGGTTAGGCGGTTTATCGAGGCAATTGACGATATAGGTGTTAAGTGTTTTGCCTTGTTCTTAGCTACGTCTGGCCTTAGGAAAAGCGAGGTTTGGAATTTAAGGAAAAGTGATGTTATCCGTGAGCTTAGGGCCATTATTCCAAATTGCCATAGGGGTAAAACTAAGCGTAGTGGAATAAGCTTCTATAATGAAGAAGCGGAAAAGGCCCTATTAGGATTTGAAAAAGTTATGAATCCATGCCAAAGCAAAAGCGATAAACTGATTCCAATAAGTAAAATGCGGTTATATTATGCATGGAAAAGAGCTCAAGAAAAATCTGGAATCCATTTGAGGCCTAAGGATTTGCGTGATTTCTTTAGTCAAGAGATGGGTAAAGCGTTAATTCCAGATAGGTTCATAGACATTTTTCAGGGAAGAGCGCCCAAAAATGTGTTAGCTAAACATTATACTCCTCAAGGGATTAGGATGTTAAGGGTGATTTATGATAAAGCGAATTTGAGGGTGTTAGGGTAA
- a CDS encoding aminotransferase class I/II-fold pyridoxal phosphate-dependent enzyme, with amino-acid sequence MVERHPTRYLAEEYERLVRENLNWELKVLESASEPICIVNGKEVLMLCANNYLNLATHPKVVNAMIEATRKYGAGAGSDRSISGNMILHEELDRRLAKFKRAPASLTFQTGFMVNEGLIPQLVDKGDLIVSDELNHGSIIDGCRLSRADRAIYKHKDVEDLARVMEEAEKHDPPYNHIWIITDGVFSMDGDTAPLREIAKIAKEHGAGVYVDDAHGEGVLGEGGRGIVSHYGLRRDEVHVEMGTFSKAFGVIGGHITGSEELRNFAYNKARSWLLSGAVPPGVAAACIAAIDVLETEPEHVRRVWENRNHLLDALQDAGFDTGNTETPIIPVMCGKSKAARDLADYLWTKGIFVLPIFYPMVPRDKARIRVQVCTKHTTEQLDRAAEAFKEGGKKLGII; translated from the coding sequence ATGGTTGAGAGGCATCCTACACGCTATTTGGCTGAGGAATATGAGCGCTTGGTGCGGGAGAACCTGAACTGGGAGCTTAAGGTTTTGGAGTCTGCCAGCGAGCCAATATGCATAGTTAACGGCAAAGAGGTGCTCATGCTCTGTGCTAACAACTACCTAAACCTTGCAACCCATCCAAAAGTCGTCAACGCCATGATAGAGGCAACCCGCAAATATGGCGCTGGGGCTGGAAGCGACAGGTCTATTTCTGGAAACATGATCCTTCACGAGGAGTTGGACAGACGCCTAGCAAAGTTCAAGAGGGCTCCAGCCTCGCTCACGTTCCAAACGGGTTTCATGGTTAACGAGGGGCTTATACCGCAACTCGTGGACAAAGGCGACTTAATAGTTTCAGATGAGCTAAACCACGGCTCAATAATTGACGGTTGTAGGCTAAGCCGAGCGGACAGAGCCATATACAAACACAAGGACGTGGAAGACTTAGCCCGTGTCATGGAAGAAGCCGAAAAACACGACCCGCCCTACAACCACATATGGATAATAACCGACGGAGTTTTCAGCATGGACGGAGACACAGCACCACTGCGGGAAATAGCAAAAATTGCAAAGGAGCACGGCGCGGGCGTTTACGTGGACGACGCCCACGGCGAAGGCGTCCTAGGCGAAGGCGGACGAGGAATAGTAAGTCACTACGGGCTTAGGCGTGATGAAGTGCACGTGGAAATGGGCACTTTTTCAAAAGCTTTCGGCGTCATAGGCGGACACATAACTGGAAGCGAGGAACTCCGAAACTTCGCCTACAACAAGGCTAGAAGTTGGCTCCTCAGCGGCGCCGTCCCGCCGGGAGTCGCAGCCGCCTGCATAGCCGCAATAGATGTCCTCGAAACAGAGCCGGAACACGTCCGCCGAGTCTGGGAGAACCGAAATCACTTGCTAGATGCGCTGCAAGATGCTGGCTTTGACACCGGCAACACCGAAACTCCAATAATTCCAGTCATGTGTGGAAAGAGCAAGGCTGCAAGGGACTTGGCAGACTACCTGTGGACGAAGGGCATATTCGTTCTGCCAATCTTTTATCCAATGGTGCCAAGAGACAAAGCGCGGATAAGAGTTCAAGTCTGCACCAAACACACAACCGAGCAGCTGGACAGGGCGGCAGAAGCCTTCAAAGAAGGCGGCAAAAAACTCGGAATAATCTAA